ATCAAATCGCGAGGATATTGATTTGTCATACTTATATTGTCTCCAGAATGCGTGTTACGAGTAGCAGGTTAAGTGGCAGTTAATAACAATCAAATAGCAATCAAACCAGGCCACAACCACCTAAAATGCTATTAATCAGATAATCGGTGGCTTCCTGAAATGACTTATCGTCAAGAGGCTCTCCTCTTAATCCTGCAATTTGCACAGAGAAATCGGCATAGTGCTGGGTGGAAGCCCATATTTGAAACAAAAGATATTCCGGATTGACCTTTGCCATCTTGCCCTGCTCTATCCAGGATTCGATGAGTGCAATTCGGGCTTTAAACCAGTCAGATAAATCCTGCTGTAAAAAAGGCATTAATACAGGTGCGCCATTAATGACTTCCAAAGCAAAGACTTTTGAAGCTTCCGGCTTGTCTCGGGAAATGCGCATTTTTTCACGAATATAGGCGGACAGAACTTCTTTTGGATCATCATCGGCGGTTGCTTTATCAAATCCTGAATTCCATAGCTCAATGATACGACGCAACACTTGCTGATAAAGCTTCATTTTGGAACCGAAATAATAAAGCACATTGGCTTTTG
Above is a window of Paraneptunicella aestuarii DNA encoding:
- a CDS encoding TetR/AcrR family transcriptional regulator, translated to MGERMSGSDIRTANCEKILSSATQIFAREGFGGTTVQKIADDCGLPKANVLYYFGSKMKLYQQVLRRIIELWNSGFDKATADDDPKEVLSAYIREKMRISRDKPEASKVFALEVINGAPVLMPFLQQDLSDWFKARIALIESWIEQGKMAKVNPEYLLFQIWASTQHYADFSVQIAGLRGEPLDDKSFQEATDYLINSILGGCGLV